In Gammaproteobacteria bacterium, the DNA window ATGCTCCCAACGCCGCGCGACCGGTCATCATCAAGAAGTGCGGTCAGTTGCGCGGCGTCGCCCTGAATGATGCGTAATTGGGGAAAACGCTGACGCAGATGGTGGGCCAAGGTCGGCGAGCGCTCAATAACCACCAGCTTCCACGGCGGCAAGCCATGCTTGAGCAGCGCCGCGGTGACTGCGCCGGTGCCGCCGCCCAGCTCCAGCACCAGTCCATCCCGATCCAGAGGGACATGAGAGGCCATGCGACTGGCCAGCAAAGGCGCGCTGGGACAAGCTGCGCCCATGGCGCGTGGATTCGCCCAGATTTCCCGTGTGAACAGCGCCAGCGAAGCCGCGCCCGGATTTTGCATCAGAACCTTCACGAGACGTTTCATATCCTACCCAATTCAAAAGATCCAAAAGTGCGGTGCTCGCGAAGGCGCCCAAGCGCATCGCCCACGACCGGACATACCCATCAAGCGCAAGAATAATCCTGGAAGCTACACAGCCATCCAATGACCACAAGTCTAACCTTTAGTTCACTTGTGGCGTCTGCCTTGATTCGGGCAAGGCGCTGCTCAATCGCTCTCAGGCTCACCACCTATCAGTTCCTCATCGCGAACAGATCGATAGCTTGCAGCTCGTAACTCGTAGCCTGGATTCCGCTACGCTTCATCCAGGCTACAACATCTAACAACAGCCTGTGATGCGGAACTGATAGGTGGTAAGCGCTCTCAGGATACCCCTTCACGCGGAACCCATGTATCCTTAATGTAGAAATAATGCTGTGCAATGAGACAGGCACGATGCGAACCGAGAAA includes these proteins:
- a CDS encoding methyltransferase domain-containing protein is translated as MQNPGAASLALFTREIWANPRAMGAACPSAPLLASRMASHVPLDRDGLVLELGGGTGAVTAALLKHGLPPWKLVVIERSPTLAHHLRQRFPQLRIIQGDAAQLTALLDDDRSRGVGSIVSSLPLRSLHPTTTRAIAEQFETLLPPGGLLIQYTYDLRGVPLRLLPHFRRRSSRIVWGNLPPARVEVFERE